In Gemmatimonadota bacterium, the genomic window CGGCCAGAGGCGAGGCGACGACGAGCGCGAGGCCGGTCGACAACAATGACCGTGCGAGTGATCGAAGCACATCTCTGGACATGTAGCTCCTCCTGGTGCGTCAGGTGGGGGGAGGGAGGGTCGAACAGGAAGTCGGGGATGGCAGCGGTACACAGGATTTCGAAGCAGCGGCAATCATGGCAAGTCGCGTGGGACGTGCCGCGATCCGCCGTCAGGTGCAGGTGCGCCAGCGCGCGGCCACCCGTCGGGCCGCACGCGTTCGCCTCCTACCGCGTGCGGAGCGGCGGCTGCGGCTTCGAGAGGTCGAGATAGGGACGCAGGTTCCACTCGAAGAAGGTCCAGGTGCGGTTCCACGAGTCGATCTGCTCGGGCGAGTCGACGCGCTCCAGCGTCTTGGAGTCGACGCGTCGGCTGAAGGCGTGGCCCACCGAAGCGCCCCAGGGGGCGGGGTCGACGTAGACCTTCGTTTCGGCAAGGTCGGGCTTGAGGGCGCGCAGCTTCCAGACGATCTGCTGGTCCTCGACGTAGTTCACGTCCTCGTCGTTGGTGGCCACATGTACGAGGATGGGGCGCTGCAGCTTCTCGACCGAATACAGCGGCGAGCGCTTGATGTACTCCTCCTGCTTCTCGTGCGGGAGCCCGCGCAGCCCGGGCTGCGTGGAGAAGTCGCGCTGGTAGCGCGGCCCCTTGTAACCCAAACGGAAGACGAGGTTGGTGACCGGGACGATCGCGGCGCCGGCCTTGAGCGGCGTCTCGCCGCGGAACAGGAGGTGCGCGGTGATGAAGCCGCCGTGGCTCCATCCCATCACCCCCACCCGCTCGGCGTCGACGTGCGGTAGCGTCTTGAGATAGTCGTAGGCGCCGTAGACGTCGTCGACTTCCTTGGCCCCGTAGTCGATCGCGCGCTAGTGCGCCCTCGCCGTAGCCAGTGCTTCCGCGATAGTCCGGGGCGATGACGACATAGCCGCGCTCGACCGCCTCCTTCACGAACGGCAGCATCGTCGCCCCCCACGAGGAGTGCACGCCGCCATGCACCCAGATCATCGCGGCGTGCCCCTTGGTGCCGCGCTTGTTGAGCGGCTGGAAGAGGAAGGCCGGGATGTCCATGTCACCCACCGGCGAGCGGTAGGTGATCTTCTTGAAGTCCATCACCCCGCGCTGCGGACCGCGTAGGTACTGTCGATCGCTTCGCGGTTCTTTGATGTCTTCAGCCCAATCGCGCGTCGAGTGATCGGCGGGATCGGCGCTGACGTACAGCGACTCGGCGCGCGTGGTGGGGGCGGGGCGGCGAGTGCCGTTCGTGCGCGCTCCACCCTGCTGCTGCGCGCCGACTTCCGGCGTCAGGACCAGGACGCCCACTGCCAGGGCGAGGACGACTCGTGCACCGGCGGGGGCCAGTCGGGCGAGGGCTCCGGACATGTGAAAGCGCTCCTGCATCCGCGGAGGGGACGGCGAAATACGGTGGGAGGGGAGGTCCCGCAATATTTCGTATGCACTCCGGTGTGCAAGAGGAAGAGCCCGCCCGATTGCCTAGCTGGCCATGATGTAGTGGCAGCCGGCTTCCTGCGCGCGAAGGCAGGCGAAAATGCCGTTCGGTTGGATGATGATTCCGGGGATCATCAGCTCGGTCGCGCGCTTGCGTGCCTCGGCGTTCTCGATCCTGTCCTTCTTCGCGATGCGCGACGCCACGAAGCGGAAGGCCCAGCCGCAGGCGAGGACCGTTCCTCCGCTCGTGAGAAACGTTTCCACCGTGTACTTCTTCGCCCGTTCGTCGCTCCCGGCCGACTCGCCGCTCACGGGATTGGTGAGACGCCACTTCTTCCCTTCATTCGTGCGCAGCTTGTTGTCCTTCCCCACTTCGTAGCGCGCCCAGTACTCGTCCTTCATGATCAGGTCGATGGCCGAGTGGCGGAAGACGACGACGGGAGACATTTCGGCCCGCTCGGTGCCGTAGACCTCCTTGTACATGTCGCACCAGGCGATCGCACGCACGAGGGCGGCGCCGTCGGCGATCTCGGGCGAATCGAAGACGGCGCGGTACTTCCCCTTCACGCGATCGGTCCAGCTCATGTCCCACGTTTCGGTGATCGGCAGCGGGTGCTCGTCTGGTCGATCGTGACGGGGTGCCGGCTCCACGAGGCGCGGTGCGGCGGCGTGCAGGAGGGACGGGGCGCCGGTCACGCCGAGGATCGAGGCGCCGCCGAGCAGGCCGAGGAAACGACGACGAGGAGTGGGCATTGGGAGACGGGAGACGGGAGACGGGAGACGGGAGCGCGCGGCCTGGCCGGGCGCGGTGCG contains:
- a CDS encoding prolyl oligopeptidase family serine peptidase, which gives rise to MDYGAKEVDDVYGAYDYLKTLPHVDAERVGVMGWSHGGFITAHLLFRGETPLKAGAAIVPVTNLVFRLGYKGPRYQRDFSTQPGLRGLPHEKQEEYIKRSPLYSVEKLQRPILVHVATNDEDVNYVEDQQIVWKLRALKPDLAETKVYVDPAPWGASVGHAFSRRVDSKTLERVDSPEQIDSWNRTWTFFEWNLRPYLDLSKPQPPLRTR